The sequence GCAATTCAGAACACTAAAAAAATGCAAGCCTAATTATGATTGAGATATTATTTTATTTGCTTTCAGCAATTACATTAGGAAGTGCTTTTATTACCATTTTAAGCAAAAATCCTATTCATAGTGCCATTTGGTTAGTAGTTAGTTTTTTTAGTATTGCCGGACATTATGCTTTATTAAATTCACAATTCTTAGCTATGGTTCACATTATTGTGTATTCGGGTGCTATCATGATTTTAATGTTATTCACCATCATGTTAATGAATTTGAATATCAGTAACGAAATTTCAAA comes from Flavobacterium sp. I3-2 and encodes:
- a CDS encoding NADH-quinone oxidoreductase subunit J, translating into MIEILFYLLSAITLGSAFITILSKNPIHSAIWLVVSFFSIAGHYALLNSQFLAMVHIIVYSGAIMILMLFTIMLMNLNISNEISKPLVTKLIATVAFCLIGLVLVTALTKTAPAFDAYVNSGQDYQSIQVLGKVLMNEFVVPFEMAAVLLLMAMIGAVLISKKDKKIA